The proteins below are encoded in one region of Hordeum vulgare subsp. vulgare chromosome 3H, MorexV3_pseudomolecules_assembly, whole genome shotgun sequence:
- the LOC123445138 gene encoding protein trichome berefringence-like 7 isoform X1: MVTASFSRSTSARLTARGGVGSPRVSSSAHRKWWGSPSFESTVALALCLASVALVLSCGLYLYVSRYLGQGQGQDRAVAEFAGDNLDSCNVFDGSWVRDERYPLYNSSECPFAERGFNCLANGRRSTEYLKWRWKPRRCDMPRFSARSVLEWLRGKRVVFVGDSMSRTQWESFICMLMTGVDDPNKVYEVNGNQISKTIRFLGVRFESFNLSVEFFRSVFLVQQTPAPPVHVTKRVRAILKLDKMDDISRKWANADVLIFNSGHWWTPSKLFDMGCYFEAGGLLKLGTSVNSAFKMALETWASWVKEKVDLKRTRVFFRTYEPSHWSGLNQKVCEVTERPTTEAIGADRSEFRDILADVVANMSVPVTILNVTLMGAFRSDAHIGIWSHPSTILDCSHWCLPGVPDAWNELIFSHLLTDGWRKLAD, from the exons ATGGTGACCGCGAGCTTCAGCCGGAGCACGTCGGCGCGGCTCACAGCGAGGGGCGGCGTAGGGAGCCCCCGGGTCTCGTCGTCCGCGCACCGCAAGTGGTGGGGGTCACCGTCTTTTGAGAGCACCGTCGCCCTGGCCCTTTGCCTGGCCTCCGTCGCGCTCGTGCTCTCCTGCGGCCTATACCTCTATGTCTCCCGGTACCTGGGCCAGGGCCAGGGCCAGGACCGCGCGGTGGCCGAGTTCGCCGGCGACAATCTGGACTCCTGCAACGTGTTCGACGGAAGCTGGGTGCGGGATGAGAGGTACCCCCTGTACAACAGCTCCGAGTGCCCGTTTGCGGAGAGGGGGTTCAACTGCCTCGCCAATGGCAGGAGGAGCACCGAGTACCTCAAGTGGCGGTGGAAGCCGCGGCGATGCGACATGCCGCGCTTCAGTGCCCGGAGCGTGCTGGAGTGGCTCAGAGGGAAGAGGGTTGTGTTTGTGGGGGATTCGATGAGCCGAACACAGTGGGAGTCCTTCATCTGCATGCTCATGACAGGGGTGGACGATCCCAACAAGGTCTACGAGGTGAATGGCAACCAGATCTCGAAGACGATCCGATTTTTAGGAGTGAGATTCGAGTCATTCAACCTCAGTGTGGAGTTCTTTCGGTCGGTGTTCCTTGTACAGCAGACCCCTGCCCCTCCTGTCCATGTGACAAAAAGGGTCCGCGCAATTCTCAAGCTCGATAAGATGGATGATATTAGCAGGAAATGGGCGAATGCCGACGTGCTTATTTTCAATTCAGGGCATTGGTGGACTCCCAGCAAATTATTTGACAT GGGTTGTTATTTTGAGGCTGGAGGCTTGCTTAAACTTGGAACGTCAGTTAATTCTGCTTTCAAAATGGCACTGGAAACATGGGCTTCATGGGTCAAGGAAAAAGTGGATTTAAAACGAACACGTGTCTTCTTCCGGACATATGAACCTTCTCATTGGAG tGGCTTGAACCAAAAAGTATGCGAAGTAACAGAAAGACCTACAACTGAGGCCATAGGAGCTGACAGGAGTGAATTTAGGGATATACttgctgatgttgttgcgaaCATGAGCGTTCCTGTCACTATACTGAATGTGACTTTGATGGGGGCCTTCAGGAGTGATGCGCATATTGGTATTTGGAGTCACCCTTCTACCATACTTGATTGCAGCCATTGGTGTCTTCCCGGAGTTCCAGATGCTTGGAATGAGCTAATATTTTCTCACCTTTTGACGGATG GTTGGCGAAAGCTGGCCGACTGA
- the LOC123445138 gene encoding protein trichome berefringence-like 7 isoform X2: MVTASFSRSTSARLTARGGVGSPRVSSSAHRKWWGSPSFESTVALALCLASVALVLSCGLYLYVSRYLGQGQGQDRAVAEFAGDNLDSCNVFDGSWVRDERYPLYNSSECPFAERGFNCLANGRRSTEYLKWRWKPRRCDMPRFSARSVLEWLRGKRVVFVGDSMSRTQWESFICMLMTGVDDPNKVYEVNGNQISKTIRFLGVRFESFNLSVEFFRSVFLVQQTPAPPVHVTKRVRAILKLDKMDDISRKWANADVLIFNSGHWWTPSKLFDMGCYFEAGGLLKLGTSVNSAFKMALETWASWVKEKVDLKRTRVFFRTYEPSHWSGLNQKVCEVTERPTTEAIGADRSEFRDILADVVANMSVPVTILNVTLMGAFRSDAHIGIWSHPSTILDCSHWCLPGVPDAWNELIFSHLLTDGVE, from the exons ATGGTGACCGCGAGCTTCAGCCGGAGCACGTCGGCGCGGCTCACAGCGAGGGGCGGCGTAGGGAGCCCCCGGGTCTCGTCGTCCGCGCACCGCAAGTGGTGGGGGTCACCGTCTTTTGAGAGCACCGTCGCCCTGGCCCTTTGCCTGGCCTCCGTCGCGCTCGTGCTCTCCTGCGGCCTATACCTCTATGTCTCCCGGTACCTGGGCCAGGGCCAGGGCCAGGACCGCGCGGTGGCCGAGTTCGCCGGCGACAATCTGGACTCCTGCAACGTGTTCGACGGAAGCTGGGTGCGGGATGAGAGGTACCCCCTGTACAACAGCTCCGAGTGCCCGTTTGCGGAGAGGGGGTTCAACTGCCTCGCCAATGGCAGGAGGAGCACCGAGTACCTCAAGTGGCGGTGGAAGCCGCGGCGATGCGACATGCCGCGCTTCAGTGCCCGGAGCGTGCTGGAGTGGCTCAGAGGGAAGAGGGTTGTGTTTGTGGGGGATTCGATGAGCCGAACACAGTGGGAGTCCTTCATCTGCATGCTCATGACAGGGGTGGACGATCCCAACAAGGTCTACGAGGTGAATGGCAACCAGATCTCGAAGACGATCCGATTTTTAGGAGTGAGATTCGAGTCATTCAACCTCAGTGTGGAGTTCTTTCGGTCGGTGTTCCTTGTACAGCAGACCCCTGCCCCTCCTGTCCATGTGACAAAAAGGGTCCGCGCAATTCTCAAGCTCGATAAGATGGATGATATTAGCAGGAAATGGGCGAATGCCGACGTGCTTATTTTCAATTCAGGGCATTGGTGGACTCCCAGCAAATTATTTGACAT GGGTTGTTATTTTGAGGCTGGAGGCTTGCTTAAACTTGGAACGTCAGTTAATTCTGCTTTCAAAATGGCACTGGAAACATGGGCTTCATGGGTCAAGGAAAAAGTGGATTTAAAACGAACACGTGTCTTCTTCCGGACATATGAACCTTCTCATTGGAG tGGCTTGAACCAAAAAGTATGCGAAGTAACAGAAAGACCTACAACTGAGGCCATAGGAGCTGACAGGAGTGAATTTAGGGATATACttgctgatgttgttgcgaaCATGAGCGTTCCTGTCACTATACTGAATGTGACTTTGATGGGGGCCTTCAGGAGTGATGCGCATATTGGTATTTGGAGTCACCCTTCTACCATACTTGATTGCAGCCATTGGTGTCTTCCCGGAGTTCCAGATGCTTGGAATGAGCTAATATTTTCTCACCTTTTGACGGATG GAGTTGAATAA